The genomic interval TTGCGCTGTTCGGGCGCGGTGGCGCCGGCAGCTTGAAGAGCATCCTCGACGCGCTGCATGGCGACATTGAAATCGCGCGGCACGCCAGCCCAGTCGGCGGTATAGACGCCGGGATCGCCATTGAGCGCATCGACGCAAAGACCCGAATCATCGCTGAGCGCCAGCATATTGGCGGCGCTGGCAGCGGCGTGGGCCTTCAGCCGGGCGTTTTCGGCAAAGGTGGTGCCGGTTTCTTCCGGCTCGGGCAGGCCAAGTTCGCCGGCCGAGACAAGCTCAAGGCCGAAGGGGGAGAACAGTTCCTGAAATTCCTTGAGCTTGCCGGCATTGTGGGTGGCCAGCACGAGACGATCGCCGCGGCGGAGTTTTGCAATGCTCACTTGCTGGCGCTCCGGGGCTTGGCATCGAGCGCGCGGACCACATCGTGCCAGAGGGCGCAGTTTGCGGAAGGCAAGGCCCCCTCATCCGCCCTTCGGGCGCCTTCTCCCACGAGGGGAGAAGGGGAAGCGGTGGTGCGACGGAATAGTGCCAGAAACGCGGAACTACCCTTCTCCCCGCGTGGGAGAAGG from Devosia sp. 2618 carries:
- a CDS encoding non-canonical purine NTP pyrophosphatase, with product MSIAKLRRGDRLVLATHNAGKLKEFQELFSPFGLELVSAGELGLPEPEETGTTFAENARLKAHAAASAANMLALSDDSGLCVDALNGDPGVYTADWAGVPRDFNVAMQRVEDALQAAGATAPEQRKGSFNATLCLAHPDGRDVIYHGQCFGTLVWPPRGTQGHGYDPMFMPDGYELTFGQMSPEMKHSWAPGQQGLSHRARSFAKFVENQIEQ